In Solanum stenotomum isolate F172 chromosome 6, ASM1918654v1, whole genome shotgun sequence, one DNA window encodes the following:
- the LOC125867002 gene encoding putative late blight resistance protein homolog R1B-16 produces the protein MSSSSYEYLSIGKDYDLSHLEKLANEWDSSLPRNKDPKNLIEIIYMYLKFLDMFLSLQSFTTVCWYATQKVQEVFSYAETEVKRINHPGDVASVFFKLEEHICETKLEIRDKYSFPEASLPLSSIVATPEFAKKFIDTVVRNLTDLSEICHPYIDLVPHSSKQPMEEVVKELKLLRNFVYFISDRICSDESDPQSQHTFLTHVLVVAGHAAMISWLNLPNHWKEKNSASAKMNASFSDFQKRIQPIQPCIRKIYVDVLQALKSGCHPNIEAEYVSDYKYGFVETLVHRLKVLPVTFKDQMPMLNFLRDNLINLPREAFKDLDTAIIDAGLLVYSLYDRVEEKEDVAVGESNQVPVLDFSGDIPSIQALIYLISRKSFHSKLPKIDGLGSIDIILDHLKEYLSLYSDSLSSTKSQLWTIQQQLDHFQKHHDGSFQYFSMQVISIAYEVYHLVVGCINNDIPEWCVVLWIGDIIEEITLLMKEVLKNHDEKKVADLVLHTTTDVVSAHTSQLARITSIREEMVGFDEVVQTLKGKLIRGSSKLDLISIVGMAGLGKTTLANKLFLDQLVVSHFDVRAQCCVSQAYTRKDLLLTILRGVKKDTVISDKLPENELADKLRKLLFGQRYLILIDDVWETTACDDLMPCFYEANNGSRLILTTRHDHVAYHAKLVSDPHFLRKFTLEESWMLLKNKVFNKKSCPVVLEDVGQKIALKCGGLPLSVVLVAGILETMEKEKRCWEQVAINLGPHIQAKSEDIINLSYQDLPFHLKPCFLYFGVFSEDEEIKVSKLTWLWTAEGLVKTHTEKLSEDIAENYLKNLIGRNLVMVSKKSSDGKTKTCRIHDLLLEFCKKKAKVENFLQCIEGDNDNMNLSSTSYQKHSIQRRLCLQFQVDNLAEWSSICSDVQSFHLMKGRKIGLSSIGYASHTFNSFKFLWVLDLEFTVIDSFPEGLTCLRYVAVKVAEDSSLTFSDNLWNLETLIVKGLGGRVTLPDTIWKMVKLRHLHVYNRAIFNINNAFQEMDGLRTLSSTWFPCVEDANRIFAKTPNLQKLRCEVLSCDGFFPAFNNLEMLKFSWGRLGIWATELNLPPSLKKLTLSNGCISGLNQVAILPRLEVLKLLNVSIKSIWKVTDEHFPHLKFLKLQDLSFSEWDVSDDAFPYLEHLLLRRCQYLRMIPSCFGYMMSLKSIEVKSCKEESLTESALEIKNMQVDEIGNSDFQVFIHK, from the exons atgtcttcttcttcatatgAATATTTGTCTATAGGGAAAGATTATGACCTTTCTCATTTAGAAAAGCTTGCCAATGAATGGGATTCCAGCCTCCCCAGAAATAAAGATCCAAAGAATCTAATTGAgatcatttatatgtatcttaaatttttagataTGTTTCTCAGCTTGCAGAGCTTCACAACTGTATGTTGGTATGCTACACAGAAAGTTCAAGAAGTTTTTTCTTATGCTGAAACTGAAGTCAAAAGAATCAACCATCCCGGTGATGTTGCATCCGTGTTCTTTAAATTGGAAGAACACATTTGTGAGACTAAGTTGGAAATCAGAGATAAATACTCCTTTCCCGAAGCATCACTACCACTTTCCTCCATCGTTGCTACTCCCGAATTTGCAAAGAAATTCATTGATACTGTTGTAAGGAATCTCACTGATTTATCAGAGATTTGTCATCCTTATATTGACTTAGTTCCTCACTCAAGCAAACAGCCAATGGAAGAGGTTGTAAAGGAGTTAAAGTTATTGAGAAATTTTGTCTACTTTATTTCAGATAGAATATGCTCGGATGAGTCGGATCCTCAAAGCCAACATACTTTCTTGACTCATGTTTTAGTTGTGGCTGGTCATGCAGCAATGATTTCTTGGTTGAATTTGCCAAACcattggaaagaaaaaaactcGGCATCAGCTAAAATGAATGCTTCATTTTCTGACTTTCAGAAGAGGATTCAGCCTATTCAACCATGTATCCGCAAGATCTATGTTGATGTTCTGCAAGCTCTAAAATCAGGATGCCATCCAAATATTGAAGCTGAGTATGTTTCTGATTATAAATATGGCTTTGTGGAGACTCTCGTACACCGTTTGAAAGTGCTACCTGTTACTTTCAAGGATCAAATGCCAATGCTCAACTTCTTGAGAGACAATCTCATCAATCTACCAAGAGAGGCCTTTAAAGATCTTGATACCGCAATTATTGATGCAGGGCTTCTAGTTTACTCGTTGTATGACCGCGTGGAGGAGAAGGAAGACGTGGCTGTTGGGGAGTCAAATCAAGTGCCAGTTCTTGATTTCTCTGGAGATATTCCGAGTATACAAGCACTGATCTACCTCATCAGTCGGAAGTCATTTCACTCCAAATTACCTAAGATTGATGGACTGGGATCTATTGATATCATTTTAGACCACCTGAAGGAGTATCTAAGCCTCTATTCAGACTCACTTTCTTCTACAAAGAGCCAACTTTGGACAATTCAGCAGCAATTGGATCACTTTCAGAAGCATCACGATGGATCGTTCCAGTATTTTTCAATGCAGGTGATTTCTATAGCATATGAGGTGTATCATTTGGTTGTCGGTTGCATAAATAATGATATCCCTGAGTGGTGCGTTGTTCTCTGGATTGGAGACATCATAGAGGAGATTACACTACTCATGAAGGAGGTACTGAAGAATCATGATGAAAAGAAAGTTGCTGACTTGGTATTGCATACTACCACTGATGTTGTCAGTGCTCATACGTCACAACTTGCTCGGATTACAAGTATCAGAGAAGAAATGGTGGGTTTTGATGAGGTGGTGCAAACACTAAAGGGGAAGCTAATCAGAGGATCATCAAAATTGGATCTTATCTCAATTGTTGGAATGGCCGGATTGGGTAAGACAACTCTAGCTAACAAACTATTTCTTGATCAGTTAGTTGTTTCTCATTTTGATGTCCGTGCACAATGTTGTGTATCTCAAGCATACACACGTAAAGACTTGTTACTAACCATTCTTCGGGGTGTTAAGAAGGATACAGTTATCAGTGATAAACTACCAGAGAATGAATTGGCAGATAAGTTGCGTAAACTTCTATTTGGTCAGAGGTATCTTATCCTCATTGATGATGTCTGGGAAACTACTGCATGTGATGATCTAATGCCTTGCTTCTATGAAGCCAATAATGGAAGTAGACTTATCCTGACAACTCGCCATGATCATGTTGCCTACCATGCTAAACTCGTTAGTGATCCTCATTTTCTTCGAAAGTTTACTCTTGAAGAAAGTTGGATGCTATTGAAGAATAAGGTGTTCAACAAAAAAAGTTGCCCTGTTGTCTTAGAAGATGTTGGCCAAAAGATAGCACTAAAGTGTGGAGGGCTACCTCTTTCAGTTGTCCTGGTAGCGGGTATTCTCGAAACAATGGAGAAGGAAAAACGTTGTTGGGAACAAGTTGCAATAAATTTAGGTCCACACATCCAGGCTAAGTCAGAGGATATAATAAATCTTAGTTACCAAGATTTACCATTTCATTTGAAACCTTGCTTTTTGTATTTTGGAGTATTTTCGGAAGACGAAGAGATAAAGGTATCAAAATTAACATGGTTGTGGACAGCAGAAGGTTTGGTAAAAACTCATACAGAGAAGCTTTCCGAAGATATAGCAGAAAATTACTTAAAGAACCTTATTGGAAGAAACCTTGTGATGGTTTCCAAGAAAAGTTCCGATGGTAAGACCAAGACATGTCGCATTCATGACTTGTTGCTTGAGTTTTGTAAAAAGAAAGCCAAGGTGGAGAACTTTCTACAATGCATAGAAGG GGACAATGATAATATGAATCTTTCTTCTACTTCCTATCAGAAGCATAGCATTCAACGACGCTTATGCCTTCAATTTCAAGTTGATAATCTTGCAGAATGGAGTTCGATTTGTTCAGATGTACAATCTTTCCACTTGATGAAGGGAAGAAAAATTGGATTATCTTCAATAGGCTATGCATCACACACTTTTAACAGTTTCAAGTTCTTGTGGGTGCTAGATTTAGAATTCACGGTAATTGATTCTTTCCCAGAAGGGTTAACCTGCTTGAGATATGTTGCTGTTAAAGTTGCTGAAGATTCTTCATTGACATTCTCGGACAATCTTTGGAACCTTGAAACTTTAATAGTTAAAGGACTTGGAGGACGAGTAACTTTACCAGACACCATCTGGAAGATGGTAAAGTTGCGCCATTTGCACGTATACAACCGCGCTATTTTCAATATAAACAATGCTTTCCAAGAGATGGATGGATTGAGAACTCTTTCCTCTACATGGTTTCCTTGTGTGGAGGATGCAAACAGGATCTTTGCAAAGACACCAAATCTTCAAAAACTGAGATGTGAAGTTTTGTCATGTGATGGCTTTTTCCCTGCATTTAACAATCTTGAAATGCTCAAGTTTTCTTGGGGTCGTTTGGGGATATGGGCCACTGAGCTGAACTTGCCACCAAGTCTCAAGAAATTAACACTATCCAATGGTTGCATATCTGGACTTAATCAGGTCGCAATCCTCCCCAGACTTGAGGTACTCAAACTGCTAAACGTTTCCATTAAATCCATATGGAAAGTGACCGATGAGCATTTCCCTCACCTCAAATTCTTGAAACTGCAAGATCTTTCTTTTTCTGAATGGGATGTTTCGGATGATGCTTTCCCATACCTTGAGCACTTGCTGTTAAGAAGATGTCAATATCTTAGGATGATCCCTTCTTGCTTCGGATACATGATGTCTCTAAAATCCATTGAGGTAAAGTCATGCAAGGAGGAATCACTCACCGAGTCAGCCTTGGAGATCAAGAATATGCAAGTTGATGAGATAGGAAATTCTGATTTCCAGGTCTTCATCCACAAGTAG